The following proteins are encoded in a genomic region of Streptococcus cristatus AS 1.3089:
- a CDS encoding hydroxymethylglutaryl-CoA reductase, degradative yields the protein MKINWTGFSKKTPAERLEFLKAHELLQDENWQNLANQYYLPLETANQMSENVLSILALPYSIAPDFLIDEQVYQVPFVTEEPSVVAAASFAAKIIKRSGGFKTKIHNRQMIGQVALYDVPDVAKALEQIQNEKSALLKLANQAHPSIVKRGGGARELRTDFLEGETDFLVVYLVVDTQEAMGANILNTMLEALKERLEEITGGQSLMAILSNYATEALVTASCEIDFHSLSRDKAEAERTAQRIVLASQFAKQDPYRASTHNKGIFNGIDAVLLATGNDWRAIEAGAHAYAAHDGAYQGLSQWEVDLEEEKLYGQLTLPMPVAAKGGSIGLNPMVVASFDLLGQPTAKELASIVVSVGLAQNFAALRALVTTGIQAGHMKLQAKSLALLAGAQEDEIAAVVAELLKEKQFNQAKAKEILTKMRKEK from the coding sequence ATGAAAATAAATTGGACTGGATTTTCTAAAAAGACACCTGCAGAGCGGCTAGAGTTTCTAAAAGCCCATGAGCTACTCCAGGATGAGAATTGGCAGAATCTTGCTAATCAATACTATCTGCCGTTGGAGACAGCCAATCAAATGAGTGAAAATGTGCTTTCTATTCTGGCTTTGCCTTATTCGATTGCACCGGACTTTCTCATAGATGAGCAGGTTTATCAGGTACCCTTTGTAACAGAGGAGCCTTCTGTCGTTGCTGCTGCTAGTTTTGCAGCAAAAATCATCAAGCGCAGCGGTGGTTTCAAGACCAAGATTCATAATCGCCAGATGATTGGACAGGTCGCGCTCTATGATGTACCTGATGTAGCTAAAGCTCTAGAGCAGATTCAAAATGAAAAGTCAGCTTTATTAAAATTGGCGAATCAAGCCCATCCTTCCATCGTCAAGCGAGGTGGTGGGGCGCGTGAATTGCGAACGGATTTCCTGGAGGGAGAGACAGATTTTCTAGTCGTCTACCTTGTCGTGGATACCCAGGAAGCCATGGGCGCCAATATCCTTAATACGATGCTAGAAGCCCTAAAAGAACGGTTAGAGGAGATAACAGGTGGGCAGAGCCTGATGGCCATCTTATCTAACTATGCGACTGAGGCGCTCGTAACAGCTTCTTGTGAAATTGATTTCCACTCACTCAGTCGAGACAAGGCAGAAGCTGAACGCACTGCCCAAAGAATCGTTCTAGCCAGTCAGTTTGCAAAGCAGGATCCTTATCGGGCCAGCACGCATAATAAAGGGATTTTTAACGGAATTGATGCAGTTCTTTTGGCGACAGGAAATGATTGGCGGGCCATTGAAGCAGGAGCTCATGCCTATGCTGCTCACGATGGCGCCTACCAAGGTTTGAGTCAGTGGGAGGTCGATCTAGAAGAAGAAAAGCTCTATGGCCAGTTGACTCTACCCATGCCTGTTGCGGCCAAGGGAGGCTCCATTGGGCTTAATCCAATGGTTGTCGCCAGTTTTGATTTATTAGGGCAACCGACAGCCAAAGAATTAGCTTCGATTGTCGTCTCTGTCGGCTTAGCGCAAAATTTTGCGGCCTTGAGAGCACTGGTGACCACGGGAATTCAGGCTGGCCACATGAAACTCCAAGCTAAATCTCTAGCTTTATTGGCAGGTGCTCAGGAAGATGAGATTGCTGCTGTTGTTGCAGAACTTCTCAAAGAGAAGCAATTCAATCAGGCAAAAGCTAAGGAAATTCTAACCAAAATGCGTAAAGAAAAATGA
- a CDS encoding hydroxymethylglutaryl-CoA synthase: MKIGIDQIGFATSNYVLKLDHLAEERGIDPNKLSKGLLMKEISIAPLTEDIVTLGATAAEQILTVEDKQVIDMVIVATESSIDQSKAASVFIHGLLGIQPFARSFEMKEACYAGTAALDYAKLHIKQYPESKVLVIASDIAKYGIEAPGEPTQGAGAIAMLISQNPRILEFNDDNVAQTRDIMDFWRPNYSTTPYVNGVYSTQQYLDCLETTWKEYQKRHGLALADFAAVCFHLPYPKLALKGLNKIMDQSLSQEEQRKLQENFDKSILYSQKVGNIYTGSLFLGLLSLLENSENLKAGDKIALFSYGSGAVAEIFSANLVEGYEKQLTTHRLEQLNQRQELTVATYEELFFAEAQLDENGSAVFSGYDDQVYALVQIDQHQRKYIKVEKPS, encoded by the coding sequence ATGAAAATCGGAATCGATCAAATCGGTTTTGCGACCAGCAATTATGTTTTAAAATTAGATCATCTGGCTGAGGAGCGGGGCATTGATCCCAACAAGCTCAGCAAGGGATTATTGATGAAGGAGATCAGCATTGCTCCTTTAACTGAGGATATTGTCACTCTGGGCGCGACAGCAGCTGAACAAATCTTGACCGTAGAGGATAAGCAGGTCATTGATATGGTCATTGTCGCAACGGAGTCTAGCATCGACCAAAGTAAGGCGGCTTCGGTCTTTATTCACGGTCTTTTGGGGATCCAGCCCTTTGCTCGTAGCTTTGAAATGAAGGAAGCCTGCTACGCTGGAACTGCTGCTCTAGACTATGCCAAGCTACATATCAAACAATATCCAGAAAGCAAGGTCTTGGTCATCGCTAGTGATATTGCAAAATACGGGATAGAGGCGCCAGGCGAGCCGACTCAAGGTGCAGGCGCAATCGCTATGCTGATCAGTCAAAATCCACGAATCCTGGAGTTCAACGATGACAATGTGGCCCAGACTCGTGATATTATGGATTTCTGGCGACCAAATTATTCTACGACTCCTTATGTCAATGGTGTCTACTCAACCCAGCAGTATTTGGATTGCCTTGAGACAACTTGGAAGGAATATCAAAAGCGTCATGGCTTAGCTCTAGCCGACTTTGCAGCGGTCTGTTTCCATCTTCCTTATCCTAAATTGGCACTCAAAGGTTTAAATAAAATTATGGATCAGAGCTTGTCTCAGGAAGAGCAGAGAAAACTGCAAGAAAACTTTGATAAGTCTATTCTTTATAGCCAAAAGGTTGGAAACATCTACACAGGCTCGCTCTTTTTGGGGCTCTTGTCCCTTTTAGAAAACTCTGAAAATCTCAAGGCTGGTGACAAGATTGCTCTCTTTAGTTATGGTAGCGGTGCTGTCGCTGAGATTTTCAGTGCTAATCTGGTAGAAGGTTATGAAAAACAACTGACGACTCATCGCTTGGAGCAATTGAATCAACGTCAGGAACTGACAGTTGCCACCTATGAAGAGCTTTTCTTTGCAGAAGCCCAGCTGGATGAAAACGGCTCAGCTGTCTTTTCTGGCTATGATGACCAAGTTTACGCCTTGGTTCAAATAGACCAACACCAGCGCAAGTATATCAAAGTTGAGAAACCATCATGA
- a CDS encoding threonine/serine exporter family protein translates to MTILTFLLQALASLLAIITFLIVLNVQRSMLIPGGVLGMSTWLLYLLLKGPTNVIIATFVAAIIGSCASQILSIIYRTPAVVFILAILAPLVPGYISYRTTAFFVTGDYSHAMVNATLVVILALVISIGMASGTVVLKIYSYLKKHPLHYKK, encoded by the coding sequence ATGACAATCTTGACTTTCTTACTGCAAGCCCTTGCCAGCCTACTGGCCATCATCACTTTTCTAATCGTTCTAAATGTCCAGCGGAGTATGCTGATTCCCGGCGGAGTCTTAGGAATGTCCACTTGGCTACTCTATCTCCTACTCAAGGGACCGACCAATGTCATCATAGCAACCTTTGTGGCTGCTATCATTGGTTCCTGTGCCAGCCAAATCCTCAGCATCATCTACAGAACGCCAGCTGTCGTCTTTATTTTGGCTATTCTAGCGCCTCTAGTACCTGGATATATTTCTTACCGGACAACTGCCTTCTTTGTGACAGGTGATTACAGTCATGCTATGGTCAATGCTACCTTGGTCGTCATCCTAGCCTTGGTCATCTCTATCGGGATGGCTAGCGGGACTGTCGTCTTAAAGATCTACAGCTACCTTAAGAAACATCCTCTTCACTATAAAAAATGA
- the der gene encoding ribosome biogenesis GTPase Der: protein MALPTIAIVGRPNVGKSTLFNRIAGERISIVEDVEGVTRDRIYATADWLNRKFSIIDTGGIDDVDAPFMEQIKHQAEIAMDEADVIVFVVSGKEGITDADEYVARMLYKTHKPIILAVNKVDNPEIRNEIYDFYALGLGDPFPVSSVHGIGTGDVLDAIVENLPHEEVVENPDMIKFSLIGRPNVGKSSLINAILGEDRVIASPVAGTTRDAIDTVFTDSEGQEFTMIDTAGIRKSGKVYENTEKYSVMRAMRAIDRSDVVLMVLNAEEGIREYDKRIAGFAHEAGKGMIIVVNKWDTLEKDNHTMKDWEEDIRDQFQYLSYAPIIFVSALTKQRLHKLPAMIKQISQSQNTRIPSAVLNDVIMDAIAINPTPTDKGKRLKIFYATQVATKPPTFVIFVNEEELMHFSYLRFLENQIRKAFVFEGTPIHLIARKRK from the coding sequence ATGGCTTTACCAACTATTGCCATTGTCGGCCGTCCTAATGTCGGCAAATCAACGCTTTTTAATCGGATTGCGGGAGAGCGGATTTCCATTGTCGAAGACGTGGAAGGGGTTACCCGTGACCGAATCTATGCGACGGCAGATTGGCTGAATCGTAAGTTCAGTATCATTGATACGGGCGGAATTGACGATGTTGATGCGCCTTTTATGGAGCAAATCAAACACCAAGCTGAGATTGCTATGGACGAGGCTGATGTCATCGTTTTTGTTGTGTCTGGCAAGGAAGGCATCACTGATGCGGACGAGTATGTGGCTCGCATGCTTTATAAGACTCACAAACCGATTATTTTAGCAGTCAATAAGGTGGATAATCCCGAGATCCGCAATGAAATCTATGATTTCTATGCACTGGGCTTGGGCGATCCATTCCCAGTATCTTCTGTCCACGGGATCGGCACAGGGGATGTTCTGGATGCTATCGTCGAAAATCTTCCTCACGAGGAAGTAGTTGAAAATCCTGATATGATTAAGTTTAGTCTGATTGGCCGTCCTAATGTCGGTAAGTCTAGCTTGATCAATGCCATCTTGGGTGAGGATCGGGTCATTGCCAGTCCAGTGGCTGGTACAACACGCGATGCTATTGATACGGTCTTTACGGACAGTGAAGGTCAGGAATTTACCATGATCGACACGGCTGGTATACGCAAGTCAGGCAAGGTCTATGAAAATACAGAGAAATACTCTGTTATGCGGGCTATGCGGGCAATCGATCGCTCAGATGTCGTTCTGATGGTGCTGAATGCTGAAGAAGGAATTCGTGAGTACGACAAGCGAATCGCTGGCTTCGCCCATGAAGCAGGAAAAGGAATGATCATCGTCGTAAATAAGTGGGATACGCTGGAAAAAGACAACCATACCATGAAAGACTGGGAAGAAGATATTCGCGACCAGTTCCAGTACTTGTCTTATGCGCCGATTATCTTTGTTTCTGCCTTGACCAAGCAGCGTCTCCATAAGCTGCCGGCTATGATTAAGCAAATCAGTCAGAGTCAGAATACCCGTATTCCATCAGCGGTGCTTAATGATGTCATCATGGATGCTATCGCCATTAATCCGACACCGACTGACAAGGGCAAACGTCTCAAGATTTTTTATGCGACTCAGGTTGCGACCAAACCGCCGACCTTTGTCATCTTTGTCAACGAAGAAGAGCTTATGCACTTCTCATACCTGCGTTTCTTGGAAAATCAAATCCGCAAGGCCTTTGTCTTTGAAGGAACACCGATTCACTTGATTGCAAGGAAACGGAAGTAG
- a CDS encoding NADPH-dependent oxidoreductase, with the protein MNETIKLMKAHTSVRRFTEEQISDKELRAIIDAGRAASSWKNFQSYSIIVVRSQEKKEALFDLVPQKAILQASVFLLFVGDLNRAKKGAALHTEDFYPEGTENILISSVDAALAGQNTLLAAESLGYGGVIIGLVRYEASKIAQLFNLPDYTYPVFGMALGKPNQNHAVKPRLPYEAVVFEAEYCEQGSSVIEAYDRVQAEYAGERAQDTWSQRLAAQFGQEPNQAIDQLFKEKKLEN; encoded by the coding sequence ATGAATGAAACAATTAAGTTGATGAAAGCTCATACGTCTGTTCGCCGTTTTACGGAGGAGCAGATTTCGGATAAGGAATTACGTGCTATTATCGATGCTGGACGTGCTGCTTCCAGTTGGAAAAACTTCCAGTCCTACTCTATCATCGTGGTGCGCAGCCAGGAGAAAAAAGAGGCTCTTTTTGACTTAGTTCCGCAGAAAGCAATTCTTCAGGCATCAGTCTTTTTGCTCTTTGTAGGAGACCTCAATCGAGCTAAAAAGGGAGCTGCGCTACATACAGAAGATTTTTATCCGGAGGGAACTGAAAATATCCTCATTAGCTCGGTAGATGCTGCTTTGGCAGGGCAAAATACCCTCTTGGCAGCTGAAAGTCTGGGTTATGGCGGCGTTATTATTGGTTTAGTTCGCTACGAAGCTTCAAAAATTGCCCAGCTATTTAATCTGCCAGACTATACTTATCCAGTTTTTGGTATGGCTTTAGGAAAACCAAATCAAAACCATGCTGTCAAGCCACGCCTGCCCTATGAAGCGGTGGTCTTTGAGGCAGAATACTGTGAGCAGGGAAGCTCAGTTATCGAGGCCTATGACCGTGTGCAGGCTGAGTATGCTGGTGAGCGAGCACAGGATACTTGGAGCCAGCGTTTGGCAGCTCAATTTGGTCAGGAGCCGAATCAAGCGATTGACCAACTGTTCAAAGAAAAGAAATTAGAAAATTAA